From a region of the Eriocheir sinensis breed Jianghai 21 chromosome 25, ASM2467909v1, whole genome shotgun sequence genome:
- the LOC127003242 gene encoding uncharacterized protein LOC127003242, producing MILHRVVVAVVVAAAVAGPVAASPQRARQSPFTMGMRFLENIRQGMTSTIRDLFGSSQGREVARPPPRAPNLDAAPPVVHKPEPQKQPIHVQSHAARPSHLPSPPSHISSAPAPHFPAGSTFSSNGPPSSFFKVVHEREESTPFPDTHGFSDESFHPNAFLPGPPPFQGNVEEDQLVSVVHDHPRPLPLDHNDLSQEPFPPHKTATSFASFGNTASFNLGGSLKRNKPDGHAPLHPRSILKTPLPQSDGPHPPPSLRVDAEAEPSDHLTVVSHSHSRHATHAPATQAAAPPLQRQRRQHHVAKKASATLSVQGGVGHFDSKKVHGSRAARDAAAVSASPSSEVVLLL from the exons ATGATACTGCATAGG gtggtggtggcggtggtggtggcggcggcggtggcggggccGGTGGCGGCCAGCCCCCAACGTGCCCGCCAGTCGCCCTTCACCATGGGAATGCGCTTTCTCGAGAACATCAGACAGGGCATGACCTCCACCATCAGGGACCTCTTCGGCTCCTCGCAGGGCAGGGAGGTGGCGCGCCCCCCGCCCCGCGCCCCTAACCTGGACGCCGCGCCCCCCGTCGTGCACAAGCCGGAGCCACAGAAACAACCCATTCACGTGCAGAGCCACGCCGCGCGGccctcacaccttccctccccgccGTCACACATCTCCTCCGCCCCTGCCCCGCACTTCCCCGCCGGCTCCACCTTCTCGTCTAACGGGccgccttcctccttcttcaaggTCGTGCACGAGCGGGAGGAGTCCACGCCCTTCCCCGACACTCACGGCTTCTCTGACGAGAGTTTCCATCCCAACGCCTTCCTGCCGGGGCCGCCGCCGTTCCAGGGCAATGTGGAGGAGGATCAGCTGGTCAGTGTCGTGCACGACCATCCGCGGCCGCTGCCTCTCGACCACAATGACCTGTCGCAGGAACCCTTCCCACCACACAAAACCGccacctccttcgcctccttcggGAACACCGCCAGCTTCAATCTCGGTGGATCTCTCAAGAGGAACAAGCCCGACGGACACGCCCCTCTCCATCCTCGCTCCATCCTGAAGACCCCGCTCCCTCAGAGTGACGGCCCTCACCCACCACCCAGCCTGCGTGTGGACGCCGAGGCTGAGCCCAGTGACCACCTGACAGTGGTGTCGCACTCCCACTCCCGCCACGCCACGCACGCGCCGGCCACGcaggccgccgccccgcccctccaGCGCCAGCGGCGGCAACACCACGTCGCCAAGAAGGCCTCGGCGACTCTCAGTGTTCAGGGCGGCGTGGGACACTTTGACAGCAAGAAGGTCCACGGGTCGCGCGCCGCCAGGGACGCCGCCGCGGTAAGTGCTTCGCCCTCTAGCGAAGTCGTGCTTCTTCTGTGA